The Oscillospiraceae bacterium genome has a segment encoding these proteins:
- a CDS encoding YjjG family noncanonical pyrimidine nucleotidase produces MITTIFLDLDDTLFSFQQAEQVALEETMRHYTLPYSDEILALYSAGNDAQWKLLEQDKIQRSEIGYHRFDLLLTHLGSDLDREEVNHYYMERLSSRHFFLPGAEELLSALHGRYTLCLASNGTGWVQEGRLKNSGILPLLDRVFISEYLGANKPQLGFFDACFASLPGVKRSESLMLGDSLTSDMLGGKIAGMHTCWYNPNRLPLPSDGTVEYQIHRLPDLLPLLEKL; encoded by the coding sequence ATGATCACCACGATTTTTTTAGATTTAGACGATACGCTGTTCAGCTTTCAGCAGGCGGAACAAGTGGCACTGGAGGAAACCATGCGCCACTACACCCTGCCCTATTCAGATGAGATTTTGGCTCTGTACAGTGCCGGTAACGACGCCCAGTGGAAGTTGCTGGAGCAAGACAAAATTCAACGATCGGAGATCGGCTACCACCGCTTTGACCTGCTGCTGACCCACCTGGGCAGCGACCTGGATCGGGAGGAAGTGAACCACTACTATATGGAACGGCTGAGCAGCCGCCACTTCTTTCTCCCCGGAGCAGAAGAACTGCTCTCCGCCCTCCATGGGCGCTATACCCTGTGTCTGGCCTCCAACGGCACCGGCTGGGTACAGGAAGGGCGGCTGAAAAACAGCGGCATTTTGCCTCTGCTGGACCGGGTGTTTATCTCCGAGTACCTGGGTGCCAATAAGCCCCAGCTGGGCTTTTTCGACGCTTGCTTTGCCAGCCTGCCTGGCGTAAAGCGCAGCGAGAGCCTGATGCTGGGCGACAGTCTGACCTCCGATATGCTGGGCGGCAAAATCGCCGGTATGCACACCTGCTGGTACAACCCGAACCGCCTGCCCCTCCCCTCCGACGGCACCGTAGAATACCAGATCCACCGCCTACCGGATCTGCTCCCCTTGCTGGAGAAGCTGTAA
- a CDS encoding DNA recombination protein RmuC, whose protein sequence is MDAINLIIFAVLFVLQVAIIILLLRRRSGDAGHQTELLARQLQAQDNERRAQIERLEAAVQTLREDNYRQQVKLLELVQNQSDSQTRRLGAFMAEMQKSNEQKLDQMRQTVDEKLTGTLNTRLNASFQTVSQQLESVYKSLGEMQKLSSGVTESVNGLNRVLTNVKSRGTWAEVQLGNILDQTVPGMYDTNVATNPKYNGRVEFAVRIPAADGSGHAWLPIDSKFPMEDYARLTAAAQAGDRQGMESAQKALEQRVRDEAKLVRQYISAPETTPFAVLYLATEGLYAQILGSRSGLAEKLQQQGILLAGPTTVTALLNALAMGFRTLAINRKATEVWQVLGAAKMQYEKFGDLLQKARKKVDEAGKVLDEADHRNHIIQKHLCRVETLDDPTAAEAVPELFD, encoded by the coding sequence ATGGATGCAATCAATTTGATTATATTTGCGGTGCTTTTTGTGCTGCAGGTGGCGATCATTATTTTGCTGCTGCGCCGCCGCAGTGGGGATGCAGGGCACCAAACGGAGCTGCTGGCGCGGCAGCTGCAAGCCCAGGACAATGAGCGCCGTGCCCAAATAGAGCGGTTGGAAGCGGCAGTGCAGACTCTGCGGGAGGATAACTACCGTCAGCAGGTGAAGCTGCTGGAGCTGGTCCAGAACCAAAGCGACAGCCAAACCCGGCGGTTGGGTGCCTTTATGGCAGAGATGCAAAAGAGCAATGAGCAAAAGCTGGACCAAATGCGTCAAACGGTGGACGAAAAACTGACCGGCACCCTGAACACACGGCTGAATGCCTCGTTCCAGACTGTGTCCCAGCAGCTGGAGAGCGTGTACAAGAGCCTGGGCGAAATGCAAAAGCTGTCCTCCGGGGTAACGGAAAGCGTCAACGGGTTGAATCGGGTGCTGACCAATGTAAAGAGCCGAGGCACCTGGGCGGAGGTGCAGCTGGGCAATATTTTAGACCAGACGGTGCCGGGTATGTATGACACCAATGTGGCCACCAATCCCAAGTATAACGGTCGCGTAGAGTTTGCGGTGCGGATCCCGGCGGCGGACGGCAGCGGTCATGCCTGGCTGCCCATTGATTCCAAATTTCCTATGGAGGATTATGCACGCTTGACCGCAGCGGCTCAGGCCGGGGATCGACAAGGCATGGAAAGCGCCCAAAAGGCGCTGGAGCAGCGGGTGCGTGACGAGGCCAAGCTGGTGCGTCAGTACATTTCTGCCCCGGAGACCACACCCTTTGCGGTGCTGTATTTGGCCACCGAGGGGCTGTATGCGCAGATTCTGGGCAGTCGCAGCGGACTGGCGGAGAAGCTGCAGCAGCAGGGCATTTTGCTGGCCGGGCCCACCACGGTGACAGCGCTGCTTAATGCGCTGGCGATGGGTTTTCGCACCCTGGCCATCAACCGCAAAGCCACGGAGGTGTGGCAGGTGCTGGGCGCTGCTAAAATGCAGTATGAGAAGTTCGGCGACCTGCTGCAAAAGGCACGCAAAAAGGTGGATGAGGCCGGCAAGGTGCTGGACGAGGCGGATCACCGTAACCACATCATTCAAAAGCACCTGTGCCGGGTGGAGACCCTGGACGACCCGACGGCAGCGGAAGCGGTACCGGAATTATTTGACTGA
- a CDS encoding M14 family zinc carboxypeptidase codes for MKHRTSIAAALLLLMFLLSNTCTAYAAENLTLKRTTVALGLGEKAACIQFNNSRIHPTDCTYRSANTSVLAVSKSGVVTAKKIGTAKVTVRYGRQTAACTVTVKAAPTKLAVKGGDVIIQKGANNHKIKLQFARGTAAYTVTYKTRDSAIATVTPQGYITGKANGKTQLTVRTYNGVTAQITVRVQNKALPLNANAAQLALDHNHVTQVVYGKSVQNRNLEGYIITPANGKYKKTLFIDFAIHGFEDDYARDGQRLTAIANHLIAHFASHPKELGNYRLVIVPCANPDGAIAGKNAQRSGKNAFGRCTAAHIDINRDFGPFKGKETRALRDFILRSKPNVYINAHGWLNETLGTKKLCQIVNRTLHLNKMKDGVYAANEGYAIGWVHKKLNIPCCLLEYKAPNALHTKDNVRMIREIIKAYA; via the coding sequence ATGAAGCACCGCACTTCCATAGCGGCAGCACTATTGCTGCTTATGTTTTTGCTCAGCAACACCTGCACAGCCTATGCTGCAGAAAATTTAACATTAAAGCGCACCACCGTTGCGCTGGGCTTAGGCGAAAAAGCCGCTTGTATTCAATTCAATAATTCTCGTATCCACCCTACCGACTGCACCTATCGCTCAGCAAACACAAGCGTACTGGCCGTTAGCAAATCCGGCGTGGTTACCGCCAAGAAAATCGGTACAGCCAAAGTGACCGTGCGTTACGGACGCCAAACTGCCGCTTGCACCGTTACGGTTAAGGCCGCTCCCACCAAATTAGCCGTTAAAGGCGGCGATGTGATTATCCAAAAGGGTGCCAACAACCATAAGATAAAGCTGCAATTTGCCCGTGGCACCGCAGCCTACACCGTTACATACAAAACCCGGGATTCTGCCATTGCCACAGTCACTCCGCAAGGCTACATTACCGGCAAAGCCAACGGCAAGACCCAACTGACCGTACGCACCTATAATGGTGTTACGGCACAGATTACCGTTCGCGTACAAAACAAGGCGCTGCCGCTGAATGCAAATGCCGCACAGTTAGCCTTAGACCACAACCATGTGACCCAAGTGGTTTATGGCAAATCCGTACAAAATCGCAATTTGGAAGGCTATATCATCACCCCGGCAAACGGCAAGTACAAAAAGACGCTGTTTATTGACTTTGCCATCCACGGCTTTGAGGACGATTATGCCAGAGACGGGCAGCGTCTGACTGCCATTGCCAACCACTTGATAGCCCACTTTGCTTCCCACCCGAAGGAATTGGGCAATTACCGATTGGTTATTGTACCCTGCGCCAATCCGGACGGTGCCATTGCCGGCAAAAACGCACAACGCTCCGGCAAGAATGCCTTTGGGCGCTGCACCGCCGCGCATATTGATATAAACCGGGATTTTGGTCCGTTTAAGGGCAAAGAGACCCGTGCCCTGCGAGACTTTATTCTCCGCAGCAAGCCCAATGTGTACATCAATGCCCACGGCTGGCTTAACGAAACCTTAGGCACCAAAAAGCTGTGCCAAATCGTCAATCGCACCCTGCACTTAAACAAAATGAAAGACGGCGTCTATGCCGCAAACGAAGGCTACGCCATCGGTTGGGTACACAAAAAGCTGAACATTCCCTGCTGTTTGCTGGAATACAAGGCTCCAAACGCCCTGCACACCAAGGACAATGTTCGTATGATACGGGAAATTATCAAAGCGTATGCGTAA
- a CDS encoding histidinol-phosphate transaminase has translation MEQLWKQNLRQIEPYVPGEQSSDPDRIKLNANENPYPPAPGVEAVLRSYDPAALCLYPDANARLLKASIARHYGVAPEQVFVGNGSDDVLALAFQSFFNSDKPIAFPDITYSFYPVWCRLFHIPFVTYPLTADFRIDPADYAAPNGGVVLPNPNAPTSIGEDLPFVQALLEGNRDAVVIIDEAYADFGGVSAVPLLADYPNLLVCGTFSKSRSLAGLRLGFAIGSAELISVLEAVKNSYNSYTVDNLSLLCGAAAMDDEAYFAKTTAAVITTRERVRRALEQMGFSVLPSRTNFLFATKDGASMRELFLYLKQRHIYIRYFDLPRIDNYVRITIGTDAQMDAFLQGTEAFLRGE, from the coding sequence ATGGAGCAACTTTGGAAACAGAATTTGCGGCAGATTGAGCCGTATGTGCCCGGGGAGCAAAGCAGCGACCCGGATCGGATCAAGCTCAATGCCAATGAGAACCCGTATCCACCGGCCCCCGGCGTGGAGGCGGTACTGCGCAGTTACGACCCGGCAGCGCTGTGCCTGTACCCGGACGCCAACGCCCGGCTGCTCAAGGCGTCCATTGCCCGCCACTACGGCGTGGCGCCGGAGCAGGTATTTGTGGGCAACGGCTCGGACGATGTGCTGGCACTGGCTTTTCAGTCCTTTTTTAACAGCGACAAACCCATTGCCTTTCCGGATATTACTTACAGCTTTTACCCGGTGTGGTGCCGGCTGTTTCACATTCCTTTTGTGACCTACCCGCTGACAGCGGATTTTCGCATAGATCCGGCGGATTACGCGGCGCCTAACGGCGGCGTGGTGCTGCCCAATCCCAATGCCCCCACCTCTATCGGTGAGGACCTGCCCTTTGTGCAGGCGCTCTTGGAGGGCAACCGGGATGCTGTGGTGATTATTGATGAGGCCTATGCGGACTTTGGCGGCGTCAGTGCCGTGCCGCTGCTGGCGGACTATCCCAATTTGCTGGTGTGCGGCACATTTTCAAAATCCCGCTCTCTGGCCGGACTGCGGCTGGGCTTTGCCATCGGCAGCGCAGAGCTGATCAGTGTGTTGGAAGCAGTGAAGAATTCCTACAACAGCTACACGGTGGACAATTTGTCTCTGCTGTGCGGTGCGGCTGCTATGGATGATGAGGCGTATTTTGCCAAGACCACGGCGGCGGTGATAACCACCCGGGAGCGGGTGCGCCGGGCGCTGGAGCAGATGGGCTTTTCCGTATTGCCATCCCGCACCAACTTCCTTTTTGCAACGAAGGACGGCGCGTCTATGCGGGAACTGTTCCTCTATTTGAAGCAAAGACATATTTACATTCGCTATTTTGACCTGCCGCGGATTGACAATTATGTGCGTATTACCATCGGTACCGACGCGCAGATGGACGCATTTTTGCAGGGAACGGAGGCTTTTTTGCGTGGAGAATAA
- a CDS encoding metallophosphoesterase family protein: MKLTFKNDTFKILQIADTQEGLKVSLDTLALINAALDREEPDLVVYSGDQIWGRGFHGDVNQVRRVLKELTAPVVERHLPFAICFGNHDRQVGLDNRAQFEIYKEIPGFIGEDTPGVDGVGNCVLEIADGDRPGYLLYLIDSHSSLKVGYDHVHQNQIDWYRGVRDSYEKQYGHTIPSVVIQHIPVCEVFDLLTQVKKSTKGAVQGFRTHAKEWFVLNRKRVNKEGFMKESPADPQENSGEFDAFCEKGEVKGLYFGHDHNNAFHGDIRGIDVGYTQGAGFHVYGPGLDRGVRTITLHRDGSLSTQDLRYRDLVGKKLQEPLHFAFFQIMPTNVYDAISRAVKIFAALGGIAIVALLLVLFLGK; encoded by the coding sequence ATGAAGTTGACATTCAAGAACGACACCTTTAAGATCCTGCAAATTGCAGATACGCAAGAGGGCCTCAAGGTCAGCCTGGACACCTTGGCGCTGATCAACGCCGCCTTGGATCGAGAGGAGCCGGACCTGGTGGTATACAGCGGTGACCAGATCTGGGGGCGCGGGTTCCACGGTGATGTAAACCAGGTGCGCCGGGTGCTGAAAGAGCTGACCGCCCCGGTGGTGGAGCGGCATCTGCCCTTTGCCATCTGCTTTGGCAATCACGACCGGCAGGTGGGGCTGGACAACCGTGCCCAGTTTGAAATCTACAAAGAGATTCCCGGTTTTATCGGAGAGGATACGCCCGGCGTGGACGGTGTGGGCAACTGCGTGCTGGAGATCGCCGACGGCGACCGGCCCGGCTATCTGCTTTATCTGATCGACAGTCACTCCAGCCTGAAAGTGGGCTACGACCATGTGCACCAAAACCAGATTGACTGGTATCGGGGCGTACGCGACAGCTACGAAAAACAGTATGGCCACACCATTCCCTCCGTTGTTATTCAGCACATTCCCGTGTGCGAGGTGTTTGACCTGCTCACGCAGGTGAAAAAGTCCACCAAAGGCGCGGTACAGGGCTTCCGCACCCACGCCAAGGAGTGGTTTGTGCTGAACAGAAAACGGGTAAACAAAGAGGGCTTTATGAAAGAGTCCCCCGCCGATCCGCAGGAAAACAGCGGCGAGTTTGATGCCTTCTGCGAAAAGGGCGAGGTAAAGGGCCTGTACTTCGGCCACGACCACAACAACGCCTTCCACGGTGACATTCGCGGCATTGATGTGGGCTACACCCAGGGTGCCGGGTTCCATGTGTACGGCCCGGGACTGGATCGAGGCGTGCGCACCATTACGCTGCACCGGGACGGCAGCCTGTCCACCCAAGACCTGCGCTACCGGGACTTGGTAGGCAAAAAGCTGCAAGAGCCGCTGCATTTTGCTTTCTTCCAAATCATGCCCACCAATGTGTACGACGCAATTTCCCGAGCAGTTAAAATTTTTGCCGCCTTGGGCGGTATTGCCATAGTGGCACTGCTGTTGGTACTCTTTCTCGGTAAATAA
- a CDS encoding InlB B-repeat-containing protein → MIWIHLSSDGGGYYDVLNGTWTAADFFQPGKAPKGAKITAVMPPTSPSIPVSVNVNSDGTLNCTKTENTTEPVPKSETYTVTITSDDYAPISAPLTVRQYLNAGFRGPVYFDDELLYGDTYTYTCRVNNPGENGVWSALIQDPQMFEIYKETTDTTSEPGKSIYTVHIRAIKAGARVTCIDFLYVSDTTMASSKVSRGAVTGGAVRTRPLTVTAGSATITEGNALPTDLVTCTGLLNSEGRKDDRDTVLDNALGYQLLDANNEEVTAATARNMPGTYTVVPAATLKSGWGERYSLNKVNGTLTVENQPDEQFTLAPGGRYYFDLSTMNIPGTVNSNLPDSTLHYVPFTYVGTVNAYKLTSETATTQAYAQQNKYLHSLFIADHAVTNDVSWDALNTADLIFGKDYAAGGVDYTLRAPSVGSGFTGSDDSERGTPQSNEWDAVLDKNSGYVKNWNDIYSWGQDTSSYESWYRAVRGCNSARLWNHNYVTRSTPYVGFRPVLEVLNADTLGADGLKAVTLDLGGGKLGNSSEDIQIIVKTGSDFTAPASDDLTRPDGDTGNFFMWRGSNGKFYVPGDSVPADVTALTVQWTVPTYAVTLHPNGGTINSGNVTGYTYGVGATLPTADDMTNTGHTFKGWYVNENLTGSPVTAIGGTGTGNKEYWAKWEINQYTITVKPENGKADITITQDYGTNITAPADPTREGYTFMGWDREIPTTMPAENITLKARWKDCEKPTGEIVIGTNKWQKFLNKLTFGLFFKDTQEVTINAADNSGTVFISYLVTDRDLSEAELQSLVFSGYEEPFRIDRNGEYIVYAMLVDPNLNITYLRSDRVTVDNVQPVIGGIENGKTYCEAQTVTIDEKYVNTVTVNGTEVTLDENNSFVLSPADGEQKIIVTDKAGNTAEMTVTVNDGHTGGTATCTERAVCEVCGKAYGEPDPKNHTDLEHIPAKAATKTAGGNIEYWYCEDCGKYFADAAATKEIKQADTVTAKLSGAAKSPQTGGDSGVVTVLLLSGGAFICLVSCRKKRTHTV, encoded by the coding sequence GTGATCTGGATTCACCTCAGTTCTGATGGCGGCGGCTACTATGACGTTCTAAATGGTACATGGACGGCGGCGGATTTCTTCCAGCCGGGCAAGGCGCCAAAGGGAGCGAAAATCACTGCGGTCATGCCGCCTACTTCTCCCTCCATTCCGGTTAGTGTGAATGTAAACAGCGACGGTACGCTGAACTGCACGAAAACCGAAAACACCACGGAACCAGTACCCAAATCAGAGACCTATACCGTCACCATCACCAGCGATGACTACGCGCCCATTTCCGCTCCGCTGACCGTGCGCCAGTATCTCAATGCAGGCTTTAGGGGACCGGTCTATTTCGATGATGAGTTGCTCTACGGAGATACCTATACTTACACGTGCCGGGTGAATAACCCCGGTGAAAACGGCGTCTGGTCCGCGCTGATACAGGACCCCCAGATGTTTGAAATTTATAAAGAGACCACCGACACCACCAGCGAACCGGGGAAGTCTATCTACACCGTCCACATCCGAGCCATCAAGGCAGGCGCACGCGTAACTTGTATCGACTTTCTGTATGTTTCCGATACGACAATGGCATCGTCTAAAGTTTCCAGGGGGGCTGTCACCGGCGGTGCTGTCCGTACGCGCCCCCTCACCGTGACGGCTGGCAGCGCAACCATCACCGAGGGCAATGCGCTGCCAACAGACCTTGTGACCTGTACCGGCCTGCTGAACAGCGAAGGACGCAAGGACGACCGGGATACCGTACTGGACAATGCTCTGGGCTACCAACTGCTTGACGCAAACAACGAGGAAGTCACGGCGGCAACTGCCCGCAATATGCCCGGAACCTACACTGTTGTTCCCGCTGCCACCCTCAAATCCGGCTGGGGCGAGCGGTATTCGCTTAACAAGGTCAACGGCACGCTGACGGTGGAAAATCAGCCTGACGAGCAGTTTACCCTCGCCCCCGGCGGCAGATACTATTTCGACCTGTCGACAATGAATATTCCCGGAACGGTAAACAGCAATCTGCCGGACAGCACCCTGCACTATGTGCCGTTTACCTATGTGGGCACGGTGAACGCCTACAAGCTCACATCGGAGACGGCAACCACCCAGGCGTATGCACAGCAGAATAAATATCTCCACAGCCTGTTCATTGCGGATCATGCCGTAACAAATGATGTAAGCTGGGATGCCCTGAACACCGCAGATTTGATTTTCGGCAAGGACTATGCCGCAGGCGGCGTGGACTATACCCTGCGCGCACCGTCTGTGGGAAGTGGGTTTACCGGTTCAGACGATTCAGAGCGCGGTACGCCCCAAAGCAATGAGTGGGACGCAGTGCTGGACAAGAACAGCGGCTATGTCAAAAACTGGAACGACATATATTCGTGGGGGCAGGACACATCAAGTTACGAATCGTGGTATCGTGCGGTTCGCGGGTGCAATTCGGCCCGCCTCTGGAACCACAACTATGTTACGCGCTCCACTCCGTACGTCGGTTTCCGCCCCGTGCTTGAAGTCCTGAACGCTGACACACTGGGCGCTGACGGGCTGAAAGCCGTTACCCTCGACCTTGGCGGCGGCAAGCTGGGTAATAGCTCCGAGGATATTCAAATCATCGTGAAAACCGGCAGCGACTTTACCGCGCCTGCGTCCGACGACCTGACCCGCCCGGACGGAGATACAGGCAATTTCTTTATGTGGCGCGGAAGCAACGGTAAATTCTACGTTCCCGGTGACAGCGTTCCTGCTGATGTGACAGCACTGACAGTGCAGTGGACAGTCCCGACCTATGCCGTCACACTGCACCCCAACGGCGGCACCATCAACAGCGGCAATGTCACCGGATACACCTATGGCGTGGGCGCAACACTCCCGACAGCCGACGATATGACCAATACAGGCCACACGTTCAAGGGCTGGTATGTCAACGAAAATCTGACCGGCTCTCCTGTTACGGCAATCGGCGGTACAGGAACGGGCAATAAGGAATACTGGGCAAAGTGGGAGATCAATCAATATACCATCACAGTCAAACCCGAAAACGGCAAAGCGGATATTACCATAACGCAGGACTACGGCACGAATATTACCGCCCCCGCCGACCCGACAAGAGAGGGCTACACCTTTATGGGCTGGGACAGGGAAATTCCCACGACCATGCCCGCCGAGAATATAACGCTCAAAGCACGATGGAAAGACTGTGAAAAGCCCACGGGCGAAATTGTCATAGGCACCAACAAATGGCAGAAATTCTTAAACAAGCTCACCTTCGGCCTGTTTTTTAAGGATACGCAGGAGGTGACGATAAACGCCGCCGACAACAGCGGAACCGTGTTTATCTCCTATTTGGTGACCGATCGAGATCTTTCAGAGGCGGAACTTCAATCTCTCGTATTTAGCGGATATGAGGAGCCGTTTCGCATAGACCGAAACGGGGAATACATTGTTTATGCAATGCTTGTTGACCCGAACCTGAATATAACATACCTTCGTTCCGACCGCGTAACAGTTGACAATGTTCAGCCGGTCATCGGCGGCATAGAAAACGGCAAGACCTATTGTGAAGCACAGACGGTCACCATTGATGAAAAGTATGTGAACACCGTCACCGTAAACGGCACAGAGGTCACACTCGATGAAAACAACAGCTTTGTTCTCTCTCCTGCGGACGGCGAACAGAAAATCATTGTCACCGACAAGGCCGGCAACACCGCCGAAATGACCGTAACGGTTAACGACGGGCATACCGGCGGCACAGCCACCTGCACCGAAAGGGCGGTTTGCGAGGTTTGCGGAAAGGCTTACGGAGAGCCTGACCCGAAGAACCACACCGACCTGGAGCATATCCCCGCAAAGGCGGCGACAAAGACTGCCGGGGGCAATATCGAGTATTGGTACTGTGAAGACTGCGGCAAATATTTTGCCGATGCCGCGGCTACCAAAGAGATCAAACAGGCAGATACCGTAACGGCCAAACTGTCTGGCGCTGCCAAATCACCCCAAACCGGTGGGGACAGCGGCGTTGTGACCGTATTGCTGCTAAGCGGCGGTGCGTTCATCTGCTTGGTATCCTGCCGGAAAAAGCGCACCCACACCGTGTAA
- a CDS encoding aldo/keto reductase, with amino-acid sequence MYEPSETRYETMPYNRCGKSGLRLPALSVGLWQNFGVNNDYDTMKEIILTAFDHGVTHFDLANNYGPEPGRAEINFGRIFKENLRPYRDQLIISTKAGYEMWPGPYGGRGGSRKYLTASLDQSLQRMGLEYVDIFYHHCMTPDTPLKETALCLADLVRRGKTLYVGMSNYDGKTMHRMYHKCDDVQAPFVINQNRYSIFDRTVEKNKLLKEARDKGKGVICFSPLAQGQLSDKYAKGIPEGARLFGNEKLQAHVGYDQHRAQQIEKLYQLAKDRGETLSQLAIQWLWQQKGVTSVLVGVHSKAQLLENLAALEQPPLSEADLIRIDSYSK; translated from the coding sequence ATGTATGAACCCAGCGAAACACGCTACGAGACAATGCCCTATAACCGGTGCGGCAAAAGCGGTCTGCGGCTGCCGGCGCTGTCTGTGGGACTGTGGCAGAACTTTGGCGTGAACAACGATTACGATACCATGAAAGAGATCATTCTAACGGCCTTTGACCATGGGGTGACCCATTTTGACCTGGCTAATAATTACGGGCCGGAGCCGGGGCGGGCAGAGATCAACTTTGGCCGCATATTCAAGGAAAATCTGCGCCCTTACCGGGATCAGCTGATCATCAGCACCAAGGCCGGGTATGAGATGTGGCCGGGCCCCTACGGTGGTCGGGGCGGCAGCCGCAAATACCTGACTGCTTCCCTGGACCAGAGCTTGCAGCGGATGGGGCTGGAGTATGTGGATATTTTTTACCACCACTGCATGACCCCGGACACGCCGCTGAAGGAGACGGCTTTGTGCCTGGCGGATCTGGTGCGCCGGGGCAAGACCCTGTATGTGGGTATGAGCAATTATGACGGCAAGACCATGCACCGTATGTACCACAAGTGCGACGATGTGCAAGCGCCCTTTGTCATCAACCAAAATCGCTATTCCATCTTTGACCGCACGGTGGAGAAAAACAAGCTGCTGAAAGAAGCCCGGGACAAGGGCAAGGGCGTGATCTGCTTTTCACCGCTGGCCCAGGGGCAACTGTCGGATAAATACGCCAAAGGCATCCCGGAGGGCGCCCGCCTGTTTGGCAACGAAAAGCTGCAAGCCCATGTGGGTTATGATCAGCACCGTGCCCAGCAGATTGAAAAGCTCTATCAGCTGGCAAAAGACCGGGGCGAGACCCTTTCTCAGCTGGCAATCCAGTGGCTGTGGCAGCAAAAGGGGGTCACCTCCGTGCTGGTGGGCGTGCACTCCAAGGCGCAACTGCTGGAGAATTTGGCTGCGCTGGAACAGCCGCCCCTTAGCGAGGCGGACCTGATCCGGATTGACTCTTACAGCAAATAA